Within Spinacia oleracea cultivar Varoflay chromosome 4, BTI_SOV_V1, whole genome shotgun sequence, the genomic segment TGAAATTCAATGAATTCAATtaacttagggtttatttttttaatcattCTGAAAATCAATTTCTTGTATTACTAATTAATTGCAGGTTGGTTTGCGATTGCTACTGAGTCCACCAGGTTCCAACATTGTTGTTCGAACTGCATGGTAAGTTTGCATATTTTCCAGAATTTTGATGTAAGAAATTAAGTTCGTAAATTTGTTGATTgttgttaatttattttacatgaattttaataattttttggggatgtgtttatatattttgttttttcAGCTGCTCAGTGGGGGTAGTTTTGCCTGTTTATAATACTttcaaagctattgaaaggAAGGATCCTGATGAGCAGCAAAGGTGTCTTGTTTACTGGGCAGGTTATCAAATTATCACTTGCTCCTTGTTTTTGGTTTTATCTGTTTCTGTTGGACTTatgtgtttcattttgtttcatTTTCGGAATATTTggactgatttttttttttctatgtaTTCATTTTCGACTTCGTTTTCTATTATTTGGTTTGCATTGTTAAAATTTAGAGAGGAACGGGAGAAGGGAGATCGAGGGGTGGAGAGGAAGCTATTTAAGCTAAGGCATTGGGTGTAAAATGAGGCATTTCTTCTCCAATGAAGATAACTCTTTTCCATTCTTGGGAAAGATTTTTCGGCCCAACAAATTGTTTATTTACTCTGTACTTAGCAGACAAAAGCCGCAAAACATAGATCAATTTGAAATCTAGTTTTTGGAAGAGGACACTCTCTTCAATCAAATACCCCCTTCTACCAATATGCCAACAACTTTCATCAAAATGCACCATAGAAGCTTCTGTGAGGTTTAGATCCTTGTTAGTtgacatagttttcttccactTCATTGATCTTTAATCAACTAGTTATCCTGTTTTAATTTACATCTTGGATCCAAGAGCGCTTTAGATGGTTGTTGGTTTCCCAGGTTGCAAGTTAAGCTTCTAGAATTCTAGGTGAATAGTGAATTGGTCACCTAAATCGGCTAAATGTAATAAGCGGAACTGAGTCCTGTTTTCTTTTGTCGCATACTATTCTTCACCTCGTGTGATTGATTTGAAGTACTCAAGTACCTGTATTTGTTAATTGTGAAGCTGGTGAGGGGACCAATTTTAGTATCTCTTGCCTACAGTTGTATTGCTAAGATCTTCAGACTTCAGTTTGGGAGTTGTCTCTGTTACTTATTAAGTGAAACAAGCAGTTGTGAACATTCGAGCTTAGTGACTTATCTTGTAACCAAAAATCGcgtaaattttaatttagaaaATTGTTTGCTAAAGAGACAAAGGGTTGACATTATGTTCACGCCTGGAATAAGTGAAGGACACTATTAGACTTTGTTcttttcaccttatttccacttatttcatgaaaaataagttcagataagttcagttaagttcagataagttcaaatgataagttcaggaaaaataagggtggaacaagtataatttataactaaaataagttttgataagttctaataagttttgataagttcagttaagttcagataagttcagttcaataagttcaggaaaaataagtgaaaatcaggtgaatcgAACTCACCCTTAGCCTATTAACCATCTCTTTTTAGAACTAAAAACATGACCcggttttaaataaaatagaatGTTTAGCAGGTTATTTTATATTTTGCCAAGGTCAAGCTTGTATGTATGCAAACCCACTGGTATTGTAGTTCTAGGGGCATTGCTGATCATTTGTCTGTTTCAGATTCTcttagttttattattttagccCATAGTCTACGgtgtttttttaataatatatttccCCTTTTTGACAATAACTCTTCTTCATCTGCAGCTTATGGCTCGTTTACTGTAGCTGAAATGATCACTGACAAGTTCATCTATTGGTACCTTTCTTATGCTTGACTTGGTATAACATCAGTACATCACTATATAGCTCTCAGCAGCTTTCTTGTGATTGAATTTGAGCAAGATTGAGAACTTTTATTTTCGTGTATTCATTAATTGCACAACCATTAttgtttatttatgcacttgtTGTTTTAGAGATGTTAAGAAGTTGTGAGTTTCTTGCCATCCTTGGACAAATTTGCTTTGCAGATTAAACAAAGATGTCAGATGGTAAGTGATCTCTTGGCAAAGCATGAGTCATCAACTACAGTGTTGATATCACAGTGATATGCTAGGGTAGAGTCACGACTCACGAGAGGGAACTATGGGCaaaagtataaaaaaaaaaaaagaggctcTACCCAGTGGGAAGTTGGGAATCATGGGAAAAACCTATTTACATATAATGAAGTGTAGGAAGGGGCTGCTGGAGCCTTGAGATTTTTACCCAGACAGGTTTACCTTTTCATCTTCTAGATTTGTGCTTATGAAGTGGACTTTTTATAACAGGTAAATCTCCGGTTAGTTGATCTGTGAAGCACATGGATGGTGTAATTATTTAGTGTTGAACTGCTCATTCCCCAGTGTCACAAGATGATTTATGATTATCATTTCCCCTTTTGGGATCTGCAAAATTCATGGGAGAAATGAGTGTATTAGGGTTTGGAATAAATATGGTATGGGAATTATTATTCATGATGATTTAAGGTTTGACTGGAGATGACCTACTTGTTACTCTTCGTGCAAGAGTAGGAGGATTAGTATTGCAAAGGCAGGAGATAAATTTCTACATCTCGTTACATATCAGTATATCACTGTGAATCCCATGATTATTCATCTTAGTTTCCTACTATAAATAAGACTGGAGGTTGAGGAGATGAGGGTGCTGTTGGGCTTTCCTAGTGATGCAAGTGCATGCTAGCTTATTTCCTCTTTTCCAATAAGGCTGTAGGGATAATTAATTGGTTGTAAAATTTCACTTTTTAAGCTTGTGAACTTTGGGAAAAAAGAAGAGAGCTTGAATACTATACTTGAATACTATACTTGAATACTTTGGACAAAAAGAAGAGTTTGAATGCTTTTTTAAGCTTGTGATTATTTTGTGCTCTTTAACCTTTCTTTTGCTCTTCTTATTTCATATTACTTCTGCTTGATTTTTACATTTTTGGAAACTAAAGTGTTCTCTGTTTCATATTTTCAGGTTTCCCCTATACTACCATATGAAGTTTGCTTTTCTTGTCTGGCTTCAACTTCCTTCAACCAATGTAAGCTTCATGCTACGGAGAGCATATGTTGGTAATAAATTTGGAGGAATTTCTTGTGGCTGGCATTATAAACATCTTTTATAATCCATTTTTTGAGAAAGCAccttataaaaattatattttttatgaTGGCCTAAAAACCAACTTTCTGGTGAAAGTAAAATCTCTGGTGCTTTGACACGTTTTTCAACATTTTTTCTTCCACTTTCGACACTCACTCCCAtaccttagcatcttttctctttcttccctCCATATTATGTTCCTTTACTCCATTGCACTAAACAaatcttcttctctctctctctctctcatctTCTTCTGGTCTTCTTCTCATTCTCATCTTTTTTCTCTCTTACTCTCTAATTAACCTGAAGTTCAAACCAATGGGAAACTAATTACAGTCAATTGTACCTGTACTTCCTTGAACCTAATTTTACAGTTTTGCAATGAGGTTTTCAAGTTTCCAGTTTCAACTCCCTCCCGAATACAAATAGGAAAGGGAAATTGATTGgtgaaaagaaaaaagatgaAAGAAGAATAGACTGAATTTTGCTAATCTTGAATTATCTATTTTGGGGAGTAGAATATGAACCCTATTAAACTTTTATCCCAACAAAGTAGTtaaaaagtgggagaaaatagagcTCGGGAGAATGTTGATATGAAGAAACTTGAGATGAAGGTTAAAAGAAAATGTGTTGCGATTTGCAAATGGTGACTTAATTTGTCCTTGTATGTATGGTTTTATTCAATTTAAGATTGGGTGGTGGACCTTTAACTGTGAGTGAATCAGGTTGATTATTATATAGAAATAGATGGCTGGCTGGAATTGCTGAATTGAAAAATACGAAGTTATTGTTGGGGTGTGTTTATGACTTTCCAAAGATAATATCTAGTTATTTGGGGTTTTCTGATAATGGTTGAATAAGAACAAATGCAATTACCTTGTGGGACTGTTGGTGATAATGGAGATTAGTGTCTGAATAAAAACTCCAAGTGCTTTGATGTTTGGCCACAGTAAAAGATCAAACGTCTGTGTGAGAGAGATGAAGAAAGAACAGGCAGGAATTTTCTGTGGGAGAGGGGTGGGGTCAATTTAGTCAGCTGGGTGGCACACTTGAGGAAAACATAaggaaaaaggagagaaaatgtAGCCGACAAGCCGGAAAGTGGGTATCAAAAGGTGCCTTTGAGACAAAGTCGTTGCAAGTTCGTTTTCTGGGGTTTGGAAAGTCAAAGGAGAAAAGGTTGTTGTGGCAAAATGCTTTCAAGGCTATCTTGTCGACCATTTGGCTGGAACGGAATGGTAGAGATTTTAATGGAGTGGCGTCTTGCCGTCTTCCCGTGATGGTGTATGGATAATGTAATTTTGTTAGCGTCATTATGAGCTATTGAGCTGGGGCTCTTGGGCGTTATACAATTGGCGTCTTTGGCAAAAATACAAAGGAATTGGGCTACCTTGTAAACATTTTTTAGCTGTTTCCCCTAGATGATACCTCATCACAATTTGTTCTTACAAAAAAATGTGCCTTGAGGCACTCTGTCATATAAGGTGCTTTCccacaaaggaaaaaataaaatcataaaagatgcTTCCTCACAAAATGAAAGATTTAATTGGTGATTTCGGACAAAATTTCCTTAATTTTGTTGTTACTTCTGCTAAACTTTTATGCTCTGGGGTTTTTTACATCTAGATTAATGTCACTGGTTTGGTTCTTCCTTCACTTTTGGAAATTGTTAGAGGGATATGATGTGTTATTGATTTTTGGGTCTTGGAAAAaagctagcattcatgcattatTAGTTTGAAAAGGTGCATGTTTTGTGACTTGCGTGAATGACATTTAGTGAAGACGAGATAGAGTGAGAATGTGGTTGCGTGAAGAAAGTTAGAATtactttttgataaatttggTCTTCTTGTATGATTCTAGATTTTCTTAAAATGAGAATGTTGTGTATTTGCATTTTGTTGCCGAATATTTTGTATATAACATTATAGCCTCAGCTTTTGCAAGTTTTTTCCTTGCTGTATGTTCCCCACCTCCAGCAACTGGGTCAAGAGTTTGTTGGTTGTTGTGTGCACTGCCAATAGATTTTTTGATGGGATTAGTTGTTCTAATCATCTTCTATATGACAGGGAGCAACACAGCTGTACGAGAACCACCTGCGTCCTTTCCTATTGAGACATCAAGTTAAACTTGATTACATTGTGGGAATTCTGTATACTGAAATGGTAAGGTTCTTTTTGTTTAGGCATAGTAAATTCTGTAGAACTGCAAATAGAGAGACTCGTTGGATTTACAACTTACCAAAATGTTAATTGTTATGCTGTGTATCATTCTTGTGCTGCTAATTCAAACAAGACAGTTGGTTATCAAGCATCATATTTTACCCCATATTCAATAAAGCATGTGATGTACTTGGCTTTTAAATCATTGATTTGTAGCAAGTTCTTTCCCTTTGATAGTACATTCGATCATCTGGTACGTAGCTAATTATGTTGTCTTTTTAACTTGGTCTGAGATTGGACTCCAaggaatgtaattttttttaacctAGTACTGTGTTTCTTTTGTAATTTTCTCAAATTTGAGTAACTGTAACTGGGAGTTGACAAGTTTTACGCTTGCAGGCTAAATTTGTGTCCATGCACCAAGCAGAACTCAAATTCGTAAGGAGAATCCTTGCCAACATTGTAGAATCAGGTGCATATTTAGGCATTCTTCTTTATCAATTATATACAGTTCCTTTCATTTTACATAAAAAAATCAGTTTCCAAATATATACAGTTCTcatattttctcccacttagtTTTTTACCGTCCTATTTTGCTTTCTTCTCCAGATTACTGCAATGCATTTATCTTTTTCTTTCTCACTTACTTTTTCGGTTCTTGAACAGCAAGTCAGATATTTAGGGGAAGTCCGCGCTCTAACGGAGGTGGTGGTCCTGCTGCTATTGAAGGTCCAGCTGAACAAGAACAACATGAGAATATAGATTTGGAGCATGAAGATTGATTATTACCCCAatgtattgatttttttttttgattttttttttttaatattttgctGCTGATCTTATGCTAAAAGAAAGCGCGAAATCAAGGAACTTAATTAGGTTTAGCTTCAAATCTAGCTTACTGCAGTTTTTGTAAATAGGTGATGTATAGGACCAATAGAGGTAATAGAATGTGTTGAAAACTTGAAATTATTTGTTCCAGTTTGTCAGAAATTCAGAATTATTATTGTGCATTTGCAGCATTTTCCAAGAGAAAAATTATTTAGCCAAAAGGAATAATTTCATATTATTAGGTCTTTTTTCTGTTGTTGTTTTCTGCTTGATATACTTCTTATTATAGTAGTGCATTATTTTTCCTATAATCATTTATTTTGTAAGGGTTTTCATCGAACAACCGGCTGTTTTGTCTGCTCATATATTTACGAGTTAAAAACTCTGTATTACTCAAATCATGTCACAAGATTCAAAAAGGTGTCTTGTGTGTATCATAAGGTACAATCGGttgtatataaaaaaattacctCATCGTTTTGCATCTCCATAAACGCGAAAGAAACAAGTGGGGCCCACTAAGCAGGCAAGAGCGCCATTATAGGAAAGTGAAATCATTCATCAAAAGCATAATCTAATAGAAAATCAAAGGGAATTGAAGCAAATCAGACAAAAGCTTAAAACCCCTATTCTTTTTGTCCTTTGCATTGCTTTTGCTGATGATTTTAATAAGTATACCCTGTATTACTCAAATCATGTCATTTTACCAAGTTGGAAGATTGACCATCTTCTTGTTGGAATTCCCTAGGAATCGGAATATAGGATCCTATTCTTCCGCTTAACAAACAGGTTAATCCGTAAACTTCACATTTTAGTTACATTTTAGTGGTGATTGTTCCCTTTTTTTAAGCTCTATTTTCGAATTTTAAAGGATAAGATACAAGTTTGTCTTGCAAAATGATAAAGACAAATTTACCCCAACATGATATTATTCCGTACTAGCTAATTAGTCCAACACTATACCACTTCAGTTTAGTATAGATTGTCGCGTATATTTCAAGTAAAATTTcggataaattattttttactatctataaaaattgaaaatttgttttttaccacttaaaaaatattaaagcttGTTTTTTTATCacctgaaaatgaaaaaaatagatgaaatatTTATGTATgctacctaattcaattttTCTCCAATTGTTTACACTCCTTGTAGTTGTGTGGTTTTCTTTAACTCTTGCACCCTTCTCTATTTACTTCCattaaattttgttaattttgtgaattaacggtggtgaaaaattatgtaaattcATGGAAGATAAGGAAGCGGAggaagagaagagagttaaatacatgaaatcgtggagGAATAAAACatatcagaaatattaccgttatTATGGCTCCCCACAtaacattttctttttatttttccatttttcaggtggtaaaaaacaatttatcctaAAATGTCATAGTCGAtttcaatttttaaattttcgaCCGCTTAGCATGTAGCAAAACCGCGTTACTGGCGAGACAAAAAAGCTCCCGATTTataaaatcaaaggaaaatgAGTTACCATTTCTTTCAATTAAATCGAAAATGAAATACCAGCAATAAATCAAGCATACATAACAATTAACAACATACGTAGTAAAAAGTAAGAACAATTCCATTGCAAGAAGAGTTTCCCCATAAGAagtttctaaattttcaatcaTAGGTCCGTACTACAGTTATTGACAAGAATTAAAAGAGGACATTATTACTAATTTGTCCAAGGAATCCTCCAAGGAAGATGGTTAGGAAAAATCCATATAAATGTGCTGTTTCTGtataataacaataaaaatagAAAGGGCCCCACTTTGTATTTTTCTAATCTTAATCATAAAATGAACATTTTTATGAAGACATACACATGTAGCTTATTATTTTTGTCATGGATTGTTTCCTTTTTCTTAGTTGGGGGACCTTTCTTTAATAAAGATtaaaggaaatgggaatggcATTCTTGGGCAGGTCTTATACACAGCTTTATGTTCGGGTATTAATTTAGGAATAGCGTTAAAGAGtgagtataattaattaattaattaattatgcgaTAGTTTATAGTTAATACGGTTAATATCGAGTTAATTTCACTTTTAGTTTCTTATATGTAGCCTTCAAAAATTACGGAGTAAAGGATTATATGTGTGACTACGTGTGTAGTTTATACTGTTATACAtatcatttttaaaaaaaaaattcaatataTAGTCATTTTTGTTAGGAAAATGTGTCGGTTTTAATTCATAAGAAACTCCCACTCTAAGGTGCTTTATTATGCTctaaaaatcccaaaaaaaagggggaaaaagAGGAGTTTGTATAAGATACAAAAATGGCGGGTCTGAACTAGGCTGGTGAACCGGGCATTTCTCTGCAACTTTGATGGCGGTTTTTCCTTGACCAAAAGGTAAATTTGGGTCtctttaatttttgattttttcataTGGGGTATTTCTCTAATTTCTTGTTCACATTTCAAAAGAATCAATGGGAAAATgcattttacaaaaaaaaaaaacatagaaaataTAAGAAACCCCTTAGAAAAAACAGTTTCATTTTTCACATTTCTGATTAATCCGGGTTTTTTATTCATCttgatttttgattttcagGAAAGATTGAATCTTTTACTGATATTGTTCATTATTTGTGGAAAattagattcaaaatgttggaATTTTCCCGTTTTTATTGGGTTCTCAAGAATATCCCCttttttttgcatatttttTCTTAGGCTGATTTgcttttgttgaattttttctCTGGGATCTGAATTGGTTTCCCAACAATAATAAATAGTTTATCTGGGATCTGCTAGTATTTTGGTTTAATCTGCTGATTCAAGATGTATCATTGTAATTGTTTCATGTTTGACTGTAGCAGATGTTGCAAATCCCATCTGTTTTGACATTGAGAATCAGTTTCTATGAATCTTTAGATATTGCATAAGGAAGAAATAGTTAAATTTAAATTTGGTTAAAAATGGGGACTATTTATGGCGCAACATGATTGTGGAAGTAATTATTTTAGCGGATTTTCACCAGACAAGCTATATTTTGTGAGTCAATAAGCTGAAGAAAGTACACAATTATTTTAGCGGATTTTCACTAAACAAGCTATATTTTGTATGTGTTCCTAACTGTGGAGCTGTGATGGTATTCTATTTGCAGGTTGAAACTACACATCAAGGAATTCCTCGTTCCATAGTCTCTCATCTTTGCAGAAAATATGAAACTAGAATCCAAAGGTGGCTCGTCGAGTGGTAAATCTAGTCGTAGTAGAGGCAAATTTGCCTCTCGTTTTTGTATGTTCCCCAAGGTGAAATCAGTTGTTACCGGTCCAGGCTCTGCTCCGGTTTACCTAAACGTTTATGACTTAACACCTATCAATGGCTACATGTATTGGGCAGGAGTTGGTATATATCACACTGGTATTGAAGGTTAGCATACCTTTTCTTATAGAGTTATCTGGTTAATTGcgcaaatattaagacaaaggtAGAAAAGTTGACTCGCAAAACATAGTTATCTTGTTGATTAGCTAGTCTTCTTGTTGATTTTTATCAATTTATACAATAAGATTGACAGACATTATCAGTGGACATTTTTATCCTAGGACTATTGTGAAAAGGATGGAATTTAGCTCATGTTTCTTGCCTTTTAAAGCTTATGTTTATTGAAATAATTGATCTCATGATGTTCAGATTATTCATTTGGCAGAACTAGAGGTCGTTTATGTACAATACTTATGTGTTAGTCAATTATAAGCAAATGAAAGGGAAAGTCACTAATAGGTGCCTCACTTTCAATGGGGTTAGTACAAATGGATCCGATAGTATTAGTTGATCCTGAATTTTCTGCTGTTTGACAGTCAATGGCTCAGAATATGCTTTTGGTGCTCATGACTTCCCGACTAGTGGTGTGTTTGAGGTTGAACCTCGGCAATGCCCTGGCTTCAAGTTCAGGAAAGCAATATTCATGGGAACAACATCTCTACAGCCTAGTGAAGTTAGAGAGTTCATGGAGCAACAATCACGAAATTTTCATGGTGATGCTTATCACTTGATTGTCAAGAATTGCAACCATTTCTGCGACGATATCTGTTACAAGTTAACAGGAAAGAGGATTCCTAAATGGGTTAATCGACTTGCTAGAATAGGTATGTAGATTTGGACCCAATGCCTTCCTGAATGGACCTAATTTCTCTGTGTTGTGTTTTATGATGGGATCTCTATTTTAATGTGATCATTTTGATCTATCAAATTGCAATAATCTGATACAATGTTTGTTAATAATGAATGATAGGTTCAGTTTGCAACTGCATACTTCCAGAAAGTCTAAAGGCCTCTACTATTCCAGAACCCCATCTTGAAGTATATGAAAGCGACAAGAAGCACCTACGACCCTTCAGTTGCTTTTCATCCTTCTCAATGTCTCAGAAGGAAGAATCAATTTCTTCCTTGTTTTTACATTCACACTATATGGGATGTCTACCACCTTGGGATTCAAAAAGTAGGACAAAATCTGGGATTTTTGAAGAGGAAGACTGATAAGAAAAAGAactcttttttcttcttcttttccaaCCAGTTCAAGGATTTAGAGGCGTTTAGTGAACAGTATCATTTATGTTTATTGTGCATAGATCTTAGGGGGTGAGTGTACATGTGTTGTCTCGCCATTTTGATTCAATTACAGTAGTTGATTTACTGTTGTACAAGAGGACTTAAGTGTTGTCCTTGCAAATGTCTGTTTCAGTGTTAGTGCTTTTTGATTCATAAATGGGTTCTTTAGTTCTTGCATCTTAGTTCTATCCTCTTGAGCTCGAACACCAATCTTATTGTAAAGGATAGGTCTTCCTCGGATTGTTTAATCAAAGGTTGTTTTTCGATAGTTTTATGTCTTGAATTATTATGAAAATTCACATCAAAATAGGCAAC encodes:
- the LOC110800370 gene encoding HVA22-like protein k — protein: MAFPGSINPLEVGLRLLLSPPGSNIVVRTACCSVGVVLPVYNTFKAIERKDPDEQQRCLVYWAAYGSFTVAEMITDKFIYWFPLYYHMKFAFLVWLQLPSTNGATQLYENHLRPFLLRHQVKLDYIVGILYTEMAKFVSMHQAELKFVRRILANIVESASQIFRGSPRSNGGGGPAAIEGPAEQEQHENIDLEHED
- the LOC110800377 gene encoding deSI-like protein At4g17486 codes for the protein MKLESKGGSSSGKSSRSRGKFASRFCMFPKVKSVVTGPGSAPVYLNVYDLTPINGYMYWAGVGIYHTGIEVNGSEYAFGAHDFPTSGVFEVEPRQCPGFKFRKAIFMGTTSLQPSEVREFMEQQSRNFHGDAYHLIVKNCNHFCDDICYKLTGKRIPKWVNRLARIGSVCNCILPESLKASTIPEPHLEVYESDKKHLRPFSCFSSFSMSQKEESISSLFLHSHYMGCLPPWDSKSRTKSGIFEEED